In Cotesia glomerata isolate CgM1 linkage group LG1, MPM_Cglom_v2.3, whole genome shotgun sequence, one genomic interval encodes:
- the LOC123261307 gene encoding rootletin isoform X1, with translation MHSCSTAHEYSALSKGPPHSTIRGQIERRRPPFLRGTAKAIEPGSNGARAEPGGLEAGGGDRGSDEELHPDTLIRQNFELRHRLEEEAASYKRRLNTYRQAQQHQAALVSRLQAKVLQYKQRCSELENQMVESLPAEVSRVAVSPSTSALEAAHQTLRELRDEQISDLETAIRKLNEERRRSDKLMEINSSLKNQLEESHRTNETLTNDLQKLSTDWDVLREEMTLKEDEWKEEELAFNEYYTSEHHRLLNLWRDVVALKRIFSDMKSSTERDLTKFQNKLSTATNEMTSACSGVKLALQIQSSSLQSSVTQQFHAQEASDLKSEVENIRQQWEVAQNEIRMKDERINQLIREIHSIEERCGKAEAGIGQAAKIQEDVEILEAALRDIAHAVIQDAETREIENIQPPPHVHLSPTGVGMPQRSPKRGTRSNTIPAFAESTISAVQAALHKYQLTIHELQVKLQTNAEQLALTRKQCDSAEENVQLLEERTTELIIQLDTTRAQSTQLLQERDMLQKSLDSVRTEKISLEKSKVEMNHTIEDLNSDYEKLQKVNSKLQKICDSLEDDKMYLQGELDRINKEFDVREMSFRSEEERCSRMREELLTVREELSKIYLAKDMLEQQKLESDNLITQIEKSKGDLELELERILLEKSDVQDELIKSEAICNNHEKDKQRLGEELKRMEEEKNKLASQCCDQSGDLSSLRKELLQAEQARLDSEADKVTLNEKIKFLEIEKEKVEIELGQVMRERSDLSNQLSILARKKESLNEELMRTKQRLEQSNEMNARINRNLEELVKDNEEKQVILETNEKEFQRMQELLASMRSEKETLEGVLFDTQTNLEATHLKKVQLEKEQQELLVKQEALKGQIARLTKDLENSEKRAQDIKQNLTQQRGNQEAEFQQIIANMKKQNEDTSKKLNEEKEQIRVSLEKRLQQTVNTLEGQKDDELNQMQNRIDELQQHIDNLCQQHEEALLRAENDKQQALLIAHHDQQALMEKLENIFRELEGEKGTLDRLRREANARAEQDRTNINQLRDELSRMKTKLEETKLQDDEEKMKLELKIEDMLKERESAQKECEELRVQLQVAEDKVDSLQNQLHETTRKLKDTENTIESLRKELVDVRRQLADSNFAMDKYNNTNKELREHVKRIEGEKREQSRALEEAYQKIATMEDARTALEAEKSRLQGQIRDMEHEIIQIQQQLRFTEGELQKSQSVNSQAQNEERELQGRLANEIEERERLQLQLHQLKKQVIDLDNSLEVTRQDMGKLRSRADEEDERWRAREQELLVRLEDSRCRERKLEDQKHNLEVCLADASQQLQELKARFGGSEGRVRALDSQLAQLEAAKKEVEQKLSSVGSTLRRITGIQLDGSVNMPFKLMSPSRRWSPARASHQEHDVNRDVILDVDPEAVRKGVRSLMQQVAQIERERDDCKTELSNVKKQLAEALECQTKSDSKINNISITLRNIQDEKASLEAQLSQKQTSYQSLHEALHQKTQENEYLREKVTALELTVSSESEEKSQYEEKLEKMRQAFGRCDNEKRSLQEDLGRSEARATKLELQRMSLEGDLQRLQMVLQEKDGNLQKLQDRFDAQVKTSSGLEERCASLKSTIEQLNLCLERAAATESELKSEINSMRRTIMENNALMQSTNDRVKQLQKQLANADNERRVVSERLDVAQQSVMELKHANQTLMDQNSRLQNDLANNEVQRSGLESQLRLATWPQESPSNKDDEVVRQLHAVQRDRSEMRGKLDALNDKVRLLEVDKRNLERQLASARASGGRSKSYERPEKAHVELMGSNVSVDLLEQENRDLRLKIRRLDTLLAEKEAELVRCKTLHSHSHSARDSSRDRMAEIERLRAAQLQAEKLLEAREQSHRQQVLRLENQIQLLREQLSQEIKRRQLYVLRSTRAGREMQHLRQALGDSLKTVSQDPSLDAVLLEHEARKLDSTVTSTTSLPPSLALPAPSYDRYSPIPSPLK, from the exons GCTTTATCCAAAGGGCCTCCTCATTCAACAATTAGAGGACAGATTGAAAGAAGGCGGCCACCGTTTCTCAGAGGCACTGCAAAAGCAATCGag cCAGGGTCAAATGGAGCAAGAGCAGAGCCTGGAGGATTGGAAGCTGGTGGTGGAGACCGTGGTAGCGATGAAGAATTACACCCGGACACGCTTATTCGACAGAACTTTGAGCTACGTCATCGCTTGGAGGAAGAAGCTGCGAGTTACAAACGTCGATTAAATACCTACAGACAAGCACAGCAGCATCAGGCTGCACTGGTTTCTCGTTTACAGGCAAAAGTGCTCCAATACAAGCAGAGATGTTCGGAATTGGAGAACCAGATGGTCGAGTCACTGCCTGCAGAAGTGTCACGAGTCGCTGTTTCACCCAGTACTTCCGCGTTGGAAGCTGCCCACCAGACGCTGAGAGAGTTGCGTGACGAGCAGATAAGTGATCTGGAAACAGCAATACGCAAGCTCAATGAGGAGAGAAGGCGCTCGGATAAGCTTATGGAGATAAATTcgtctttaaaaaatcaactagAAGAATCTCACAGAACTAATGAAACATTGACTAATGATTTGCAGAAATTGAGCACGGACTGGGATGTTCTCAGGGAAGAAATGACTCTCAAAGAAGACGAGTGGAAGGAAGAAGAGCTGGCCTTCAATGAATACTATACGTCTGAACACCATCGTTTATTGAATTTGTGGCGCGATGTTGTCGCTCTCAAACGTATTTTTTCGGACATGAAATCGTCTACTGAAAGAGACTTGACTAAATTTCAGAATAAATTATCAACTGCGACAAATGAAATGACATCGGCTTGCAGTGGTGTTAAACTTGCGCTACAAATTCAATCCAGTTCTCTCCAATCTTCGGTTACTCAGCAGTTCCATGCTCAGGAAGCCTCGGACTTAAAGTCAGAAGTGGAAAACATCAGACAACAGTGGGAAGTTGCGCAAAATGAAATTAGAATGAAGGATGAACGTATCAATCAATTGATCAGAGAAATTCATAGCATTGAAGAAAGATGTGGTAAGGCTGAAGCTGGTATTGGACAAGCTGCTAAAATTCAAGAGGATGTTGAGATATTAGAAGCCGCTTTGCGTGATATTGCTCATGCAGTTATTCAAGACGCCGAAACACGGgaaatagaaaatattcaGCCTCCTCCGCATGTTCATTTGTCTCCAACTGGTGTTGGCATGCCTCAACGATCGCCCAAACGCGGTACAAGAAGCAATACCATTCCTGCGTTTGCTGAGAGTACGATAAGTGCTGTACAAGCGGCGTTACATAAATATCAGTTAACTATTCATGAGCTTCAAGTTAAATTACAGACAAATGCTGAGCAATTAGCACTGACGAGAAAGCAATGTGACTCGGCGGAAGAAAATGTTCAATTACTGGAAGAACGCACGACTGAGTTAATTATTCAGCTTGATACTACCCGAGCACAGAGCACGCAATTGTTACAAGAACGTGACATGCTGCAAAAAAGTTTGGATTCTGTGAGAACAGAAAAGATTTCTTtggaaaaaagtaaagtagaaATGAATCATACTATTGAGGATCTTAATAGCgattatgaaaaattgcaaaaagtaaatagtaaattgcaaaaaatttgCGATAGCTTGGAGGATGATAAGATGTATTTACAGGGCGAGTTGGATAGAATTAATAAAGAGTTTGATGTGAGGGAAATGAGCTTCAGATCTGAAGAAGAACGATGCAGTCGGATGCGCGAAGAATTGTTGACGGTAAGAGAAGAGTTGAGCAAAATATATCTGGCTAAAGATATGTTAGAACAACAGAAGCTTGAGTCTGATAATTTGATAActcaaattgagaaaagtaAAGGGGATTTGGAGCTGGAGTTGGAAAGAATTTTGTTGGAGAAATCAGATGTTCAGGACGAATTGATTAAATCAGAGGCTATTTGTAATAATCATGAGAAAGATAAACAGAGGCTTGGAGAAGAATTGAAGAGGATggaggaagaaaaaaataaattagcgaGTCAATGTTGTGATCAGTCGGGTGACTTAAGCTCTTTGAGAAAAGAATTATTGCAAGCTGAACAAGCGCGCTTGGACTCTGAAGCTGATAAGGTAACGCTGAATgagaagattaaatttttggaaatcgAAAAGGAGAAGGTGGAGATCGAGTTGGGGCAAGTAATGCGTGAACGAAGCGATTTAAGTAACCAGTTGTCAATATTGGCGCGTAAGAAGGAATCTTTGAACGAAGAGTTGATGAGGACAAAACAGCGGTTGGAGCAATCGAATGAAATGAATGCAAGGATAAATAGAAATTTGGAAGAACTTGTTAAAGATAATGAGGAGAAGCAAGTTATTTTGGAGACGAATGAAAAAGAGTTTCAGAGGATGCAAGAATTGCTGGCGTCAATGCGAAGTGAAAAGGAAACTTTAGAAGGTGTTTTGTTTGACACTCAAACAAATCTTGAAGCCACGCATTTGAAGAAGGTACAATTGGAAAAAGAACAACAGGAACTGCTGGTGAAACAAGAAGCTTTGAAGGGACAAATTGCGAGGTTGACTAAAGATTTAGAGAACAGTGAGAAGCGAGCGCAAGATATTAAACAAAATCTTACTCAACAGCGAGGTAATCAGGAGGCTGAATTCCAGCAAATAATTGCCAATATGAAAAAGCAGAATGAAGATactagtaaaaaattgaatgaagAAAAAGAACAAATACGCGTGTCTCTTGAAAAGCGATTGCAACAGACGGTGAATACACTGGAAGGCCAGAAAGATGATGAGCTTAATCAAATGCAGAACAGAATTGATGAACTACAGCAGCATATTGACAATTTATGTCAGCAACATGAGGAAGCTTTACTGCGAGCTGAAAATGACAAGCAACAGGCACTGCTGATTGCTCACCATGACCAGCAAGCGCTGATGGAAAAACTCGAGAATATATTCCGTGAGTTGGAGGGTGAAAAGGGTACTTTAGATCGCTTGAGAAGAGAAGCGAATGCTCGTGCAGAGCAAGACCGTACTAATATTAATCAGCTTCGGGATGAATTGAGTAGAATGAAGACGAAATTAGAGGAAACTAAATTGCAAGATGACGAggaaaaaatgaaacttgAATTGAAGATCGAAGATATGTTGAAAGAACGTGAGTCAGCTCAAAAAGAGTGCGAGGAATTAAGAGTTCAGCTACAAGTTGCGGAGGACAAGGTTGATAGTCTGCAGAATCAGTTGCATGAGACCACCAGGAAGCTCAAAGATACGGAAAATACAATCGAGTCTTTGAGGAAAGAACTAGTGGATGTGCGAAGGCAGTTGGCTGACTCGAATTTCGCTATGGATAAgtataataatactaataaagaATTAAGGGAGCATGTAAAACGCATCGAAGGCGAAAAAAGAGAGCAGTCTCGAGCGCTTGAGGAAGCTTATCAAAAAATAGCGACGATGGAAGACGCGCGAACAGCTTTGGAAGCTGAAAAATCACGGCTTCAAGGACAAATAAGAGATATGGAGCATGAGATAATACAAATCCAACAGCAGCTTCGGTTCACGGAAGGTGAATTACAAAAGAGTCAGTCTGTTAATTCTCAAGCGCAAAATGAAGAACGGGAATTACAAGGTCGCTTGGCTAATGAAATTGAGGAGAGAGAACGTCTTCAATTGCAGCTACACCAGCTTAAGAAACAAGTTATTGATCTGGACAACAGTTTAGAGGTAACGAGACAAGACATGGGTAAATTGAGATCACGAGCTGATGAAGAAGACGAAAGATGGCGGGCAAGAGAACAAGAGCTTCTGGTAAGACTTGAAGACAGTCGTTGCAGAGAAAGAAAGCTCGAAGATCAGAAACATAATTTAGAGGTGTGTCTGGCTGATGCATCTCAGCAGCTTCAAGAGCTCAAAGCTCGTTTTGGCGGCTCTGAAGGGCGGGTTAGAGCTCTGGACAGTCAGCTGGCTCAATTGGAGGCTGCTAAAAAGGAAGTCGAGCAGAAATTGAGCAGTGTCGGGTCGACTCTACGACGTATTACTGGTATTCAACTGGATGGTTCTGTTAATATGCCGTTCAAGCTGATGAGTCCTTCGAGGAGGTGGAGTCCAGCGCGAGCTTCTCATCAGGAGCATGATGTCAATCGTGACGTGATTCTGGACGTCGATCCTGAAGCCGTAAGGAAAGGCGTACGCTCGCTCATGCAGCAGGTTGCTCAAATTGAACGCGAAAGAGATGATTGCAAAACCGAGTTGAGTAATGTTAAAAAACAATTGGCTGAAGCTCTGGAGTGTCAGACTAAATCTGACTCTAAGATAAACAATATCAGTATTACTTTGAGGAATATTCAGGACGAAAAAGCTTCATTGGAAGCACAATTGTCGCAAAAACAAACGTCTTACCAAAGTTTACATGAGGCGTTACACCAGAAGACTCAAGAAAATGAATACTTGCGTGAAAAAGTGACCGCTTTGGAGCTGACTGTTAGCAGCGAGTCTGAAGAAAAGAGTCAGTATGAGGAGAAATTGGAGAAAATGAGACAAGCCTTTGGTAGATGTGATAATGAAAAGCGTAGCTTGCAAGAAGATTTAGGAAGATCTGAGGCTCGAGCGACTAAATTAGAATTGCAACGAATGTCACTGGAAGGAGATTTGCAGCGGCTGCAAATGGTTTTGCAGGAGAAAGATGGGAATCTCCAGAAATTGCAAGACCGGTTTGATGCCCAAGTTAAAACGTCAAGTGGTCTGGAAGAGCGTTGCGCGTCATTGAAGTCCACTATAGAACAGTTGAATCTCTGTTTAGAGCGAGCAGCTGCTACTGAGAGTGAGCTGAAGAGTGAAATAAATTCAATGCGACGAACGATAATGGAAAATAACGCGCTGATGCAGAGTACTAACGACCGTGTTAAGCAGCTTCAAAAACAACTGGCTAATGCTGATAATGAACGACGAGTTGTCTCAGAAAGATTGGACGTGGCTCAACAATCGGTTATGGAGCTGAAACACGCGAATCAAACTCTGATGGACCAGAACTCGCGGTTACAAAATGACCTGGCGAATAATGAAGTTCAGCGATCTGGTCTCGAGTCGCAGCTCAGACTAGCAACCTGGCCACAGGAGAGTCCTTCAAATAAGGACGACGAGGTGGTGAGACAATTGCATGCAGTTCAACGAGACCGCAGTGAAATGCGAGGCAAGCTGGATGCATTGAACGACAAAGTACGGCTTCTAGAAGTCGACAAGCGCAATCTGGAGAGACAACTGGCTTCTGCTAGAGCTAGTGGAGGACGAAGCAAGAGCTACGAACGTCCAGAGAAGGCACACGTTGAGTTGATGGGCTCCAATGTCAGTGTTGATCTTCTTGAGCAGGAGAATCGTGATCTACGTTTGAAAATTCGAAGACTAGATACTCTTCTGGCTGAGAAAGAGGCTGAACTCGTCAGGTGCAAGACACTTCACAGTCATTCACACTCGGCGAGAGATTCAAGTCGCGATCGGATGGCGGAAATTGAAAGACTAAGAGCTGCTCAACTTCAAGCTGAGAAATTGCTGGAAGCTCGCGAGCAAAGTCATCGGCAGCAGGTTCTACGGCTGGAAAATCAGATTCAACTGTTAAGAGAACAGTTGAGCCAGGAAATAAAACGTCGACAGCTTTATGTTCTGCGTAGCACGCGAGCTGGCAGAGAAATGCAGCACTTACGTCAAGCACTGGGTGATTCTTTGAAAACTGTCTCCCAAGATCCGTCTTTGGATGCTGTTTTGTTGGAGCATGAAGCCAGGAAATTGGACAGCACGGTTACAAGTACCACAAGTTTGCCGCCTTCGTTGGCGCTTCCTGCTCCGTCTTATGATAGATACTCTCCTATTCCCTCACCGTTGAAGTAA